In Nocardioides sp. JQ2195, a genomic segment contains:
- a CDS encoding sensor histidine kinase, producing the protein MVTLPTAIAALIPPVGATRLQATDAVAWLVFHVLIAGAGAMLYSRWRLSGESDTAWLSVALVAVGLSGTPFAILNMADVANRAGRTGDVTGALLAVPLVVIVVCASSDRRFPDRVPPLALGVATGVVLVAGRLLYSWVLGHPLATLPQPWGPVLAASLAVAFLVACVIVRRQRTPAGLTTPEFAAMVAALVTIFVLGPAGTTGDSLRSWPSVAVMMLVAGWMGLSAAQALLHPMAQQARRLDRASRATARRAPPVSHQQEELFHELRSTVADISTAAQILLGDDHRLSDSSRRRLSSGLATEVARLQRLVSPQDESRIHCVSLDQVIAPLVVTQRAAGHDIRWEPSGQRVRSCQDDVTEIVHVLLHNALRHAPGTTITVSVHQRAHNVEIRVSDAGPGIPADVRDSLFQRGARSTESPGSGLGLYLARRLATKHGGSLQLRHNDGRHGASFVAALPHFDGEES; encoded by the coding sequence GTGGTGACTCTCCCGACGGCCATCGCCGCGCTGATCCCTCCTGTGGGGGCAACTCGGCTGCAGGCCACCGACGCGGTCGCCTGGTTGGTCTTCCACGTGCTGATCGCGGGCGCCGGGGCCATGCTCTACTCCCGGTGGCGGCTGTCGGGAGAGTCCGACACCGCTTGGCTCTCCGTGGCACTGGTGGCCGTGGGTCTCAGCGGCACGCCGTTCGCCATCCTGAACATGGCCGACGTCGCCAACCGCGCCGGACGCACGGGTGACGTGACCGGCGCGCTGCTCGCCGTGCCCCTGGTCGTGATCGTGGTGTGCGCCAGCAGCGACAGGAGGTTCCCCGACCGCGTGCCTCCGCTGGCACTCGGAGTTGCGACCGGAGTGGTCCTGGTCGCCGGTCGACTGCTCTACTCGTGGGTGCTGGGCCACCCCCTGGCGACGCTGCCCCAACCGTGGGGGCCGGTCCTGGCGGCGAGCCTGGCCGTTGCCTTCCTGGTCGCCTGTGTCATCGTCAGGCGACAGCGCACCCCGGCGGGGCTGACCACGCCCGAGTTCGCAGCGATGGTGGCCGCACTGGTCACCATCTTCGTCCTCGGGCCGGCAGGCACCACCGGCGACTCCCTCAGGTCGTGGCCCTCAGTCGCGGTGATGATGCTGGTGGCGGGATGGATGGGCCTCTCCGCGGCCCAGGCCCTGCTGCACCCGATGGCCCAGCAGGCACGCCGCCTCGACCGCGCCTCACGAGCGACCGCACGCCGCGCCCCGCCGGTTTCGCACCAGCAGGAAGAGCTGTTCCACGAGCTGCGCTCGACGGTCGCCGACATCAGCACCGCCGCGCAGATCCTCCTCGGCGACGACCACCGTCTCAGCGACTCGAGCCGCCGCCGCCTCTCGTCCGGGCTCGCCACCGAGGTGGCCAGGCTGCAGCGACTGGTCAGTCCGCAGGACGAGTCGAGGATCCACTGCGTGTCCCTCGACCAGGTGATCGCCCCCTTGGTGGTGACCCAACGCGCGGCCGGCCACGACATCCGCTGGGAGCCGTCGGGGCAGCGTGTTCGCAGCTGCCAGGACGACGTCACAGAGATCGTCCACGTCCTCCTCCACAACGCCCTGCGCCACGCGCCCGGCACCACGATCACGGTCTCGGTGCACCAGCGGGCCCACAACGTGGAGATCCGGGTCTCCGACGCGGGCCCCGGTATTCCGGCAGACGTCCGCGACTCCTTGTTCCAGAGAGGAGCGCGTTCCACGGAGTCCCCGGGCTCCGGACTGGGCCTCTACCTGGCCCGCAGGCTCGCCACCAAGCACGGCGGCAGCCTCCAACTGCGACACAACGACGGCCGTCACGGGGCCTCCTTCGTGGCCGCGCTGCCGCACTTCGATGGGGAGGAAAGTTGA
- a CDS encoding response regulator transcription factor, producing MVPRQRRGAHGVRLVVVSDHSLVSEAVRMALASRGFQALSLGASLGASGRRDITAQVRRFRPAVGLLLCELEDRALLRDAVDVVASTQIRWVLLTRANGGAAWGALVEAGVAAVLPMSTDLETLTDALLQVVAGRPMMPEGQRRELVEQWHREGEQARLVSRHMELLTPREMAVLASLHEGLTVKLIAVEGGVSEGTVRSQVKSILRKLEVSSQIAAVAAYRQMIELEPPPRRPRP from the coding sequence GTGGTTCCCCGGCAACGCCGCGGAGCCCACGGCGTACGCCTCGTCGTCGTCTCCGACCACAGCCTGGTCAGTGAGGCCGTGCGGATGGCGCTGGCCAGCCGAGGGTTCCAGGCACTCAGCCTGGGTGCGTCCTTGGGAGCCAGCGGTCGTCGTGACATCACGGCCCAGGTCAGGCGCTTCCGGCCCGCGGTCGGGCTGCTGCTCTGCGAGCTCGAGGACCGTGCCCTGCTCAGGGACGCGGTGGACGTGGTCGCCTCGACGCAGATCCGCTGGGTCTTGTTGACGCGGGCCAACGGTGGCGCCGCGTGGGGGGCGCTGGTCGAGGCCGGTGTCGCCGCCGTGCTGCCGATGTCGACCGACCTCGAGACCCTGACCGACGCGTTGCTGCAGGTCGTCGCGGGGCGCCCGATGATGCCTGAGGGCCAGCGCCGGGAGCTGGTCGAGCAGTGGCACCGCGAAGGGGAACAGGCCCGCCTCGTGAGCCGCCACATGGAGCTGCTCACGCCTCGCGAGATGGCGGTCCTGGCCAGCCTCCACGAGGGGTTGACGGTAAAGCTGATCGCGGTCGAGGGCGGGGTCTCCGAGGGCACGGTGCGCAGCCAGGTCAAGTCGATCCTGCGCAAGCTGGAGGTGAGCTCCCAGATCGCAGCCGTTGCGGCGTACCGCCAGATGATCGAGCTGGAGCCACCTCCGCGGCGACCGCGCCCCTGA
- a CDS encoding TetR family transcriptional regulator yields MSDEATAAPESRQERKQRTRRAILDAALDQLADNGFGSLSLRRLTKAAGIVPTAFYRHFSTLDELGLSLVDESFMTLRGLIREVRRGDPAPETLIDRSVDVLVVQLEEHKAHFRFIGRERQGGSPTLREAIRHELDLFERELVTDLARMPGLERWGAADLHVLASLFVDLMVAAAGELVSPSAEQPATRRQMIENLRNQARMIVVGAVGWEPLGEA; encoded by the coding sequence GTGAGCGATGAGGCGACCGCCGCACCCGAGAGCCGACAGGAGCGCAAGCAGCGCACCCGCCGAGCGATCCTCGACGCCGCCCTCGACCAGCTCGCCGACAACGGCTTCGGTTCCCTCTCGTTGCGCCGGCTGACCAAGGCGGCAGGCATCGTGCCGACCGCGTTCTACCGACACTTCTCGACGCTCGACGAGCTGGGCCTGTCCCTGGTCGACGAGTCGTTCATGACCCTTCGTGGCCTGATCCGCGAGGTGCGCCGGGGCGACCCCGCTCCGGAGACCCTGATCGACAGGTCGGTCGACGTGCTCGTCGTCCAGCTCGAGGAGCACAAGGCCCACTTCCGCTTCATCGGGCGCGAACGCCAGGGCGGCAGCCCCACACTCCGCGAGGCGATCCGGCACGAGCTTGACCTGTTCGAGCGGGAGCTCGTCACCGACCTCGCGCGCATGCCCGGCCTCGAACGGTGGGGCGCCGCCGACCTGCACGTGCTGGCCAGCCTGTTCGTGGACCTGATGGTGGCTGCCGCCGGGGAGCTGGTGAGCCCGTCTGCCGAGCAGCCGGCGACCCGGCGCCAGATGATCGAGAACCTGCGCAACCAGGCCCGGATGATCGTCGTCGGCGCAGTCGGCTGGGAACCGCTGGGCGAGGCGTAG
- a CDS encoding ferredoxin reductase, with translation MGITQTLLRSRAVEALTSPHGVDRYLELVNPMWAAKEVRARIVEVHREVDVPGHPPVATITLQPTSTWRGHRAGQHVQLGVEVHGARRTTRVFSVSSHEAGPGEPFTITLRANPDGVVSKFLVEEAQPGTIVHLSQAEGEFTLPAHVPDHVVFISGGSGITPLMSMLRTLQRRTHRGRVTFLHYAQSPEHQIFAEELADVARSGYGVDVHLLHPELGDPALSPAWLERLVPGYRDVPTWACGPAPLIEAVRKTYAAPGGEEASDALNIEYFKPPTVSNGAAEGQVSFSRTGTNAPNSGATLLEQAEAAGLSPEFGCRMGICFSCTATKTEGTVTNVLTGETSSLPDEGVRICVSAPQGDCSLDL, from the coding sequence ATGGGCATCACCCAGACCCTGCTCCGCTCCCGAGCGGTCGAGGCACTGACCTCGCCGCACGGAGTCGACCGCTATCTCGAGCTCGTGAACCCGATGTGGGCCGCGAAGGAGGTGCGGGCCCGGATCGTGGAGGTCCACCGTGAGGTGGACGTGCCCGGTCACCCGCCGGTCGCGACCATCACGCTGCAACCCACCAGCACCTGGCGTGGCCACCGCGCCGGCCAGCACGTCCAGCTGGGCGTCGAGGTGCACGGTGCTCGCCGTACGACTCGCGTCTTCTCCGTCTCCAGCCATGAGGCCGGACCGGGGGAGCCGTTCACCATCACCCTGCGGGCCAACCCCGACGGCGTGGTGTCGAAGTTCTTGGTCGAGGAGGCGCAGCCCGGCACGATCGTGCACCTCTCCCAGGCCGAGGGTGAGTTCACCCTTCCGGCACACGTGCCCGACCACGTCGTGTTCATCTCCGGCGGCTCCGGCATCACTCCGTTGATGTCGATGCTGCGCACGCTGCAGCGACGCACCCATCGCGGCCGCGTCACCTTCCTGCACTACGCCCAGTCGCCGGAGCACCAGATCTTCGCCGAGGAGCTCGCCGACGTGGCGCGTTCCGGCTACGGCGTCGACGTGCACCTGCTGCACCCCGAGCTCGGCGACCCGGCCCTCAGCCCGGCTTGGCTCGAGCGCCTCGTGCCGGGCTACCGCGACGTGCCGACGTGGGCCTGTGGTCCGGCGCCGCTGATCGAGGCGGTGCGCAAGACGTACGCCGCCCCGGGCGGCGAGGAGGCTTCCGACGCGCTGAACATCGAGTACTTCAAGCCGCCCACGGTCTCCAACGGCGCCGCGGAGGGACAGGTCTCGTTCAGCCGCACGGGCACCAACGCGCCGAACTCCGGCGCCACGCTGCTCGAGCAGGCCGAGGCCGCCGGGCTGTCGCCGGAGTTCGGTTGCCGGATGGGCATCTGCTTCTCCTGCACGGCCACCAAGACCGAGGGCACGGTGACCAACGTGCTCACCGGCGAGACCTCGTCCCTGCCCGACGAAGGGGTCCGCATCTGCGTGTCCGCCCCGCAGGGCGACTGCAGCCTCGACCTCTGA
- a CDS encoding fatty acid desaturase yields MSDKITLTPEQLEKFGDEMDAIRQRVVADLGEADATYIRNVVKAQRGFEAAGRALFYLPPAWPLAVASLSISKILDNMEIGHNVMHGQYDWMGDPGLNSRMYEWDTMAPSANWKHGHNYIHHTYTNILGKDRDIGYGILRIDEDQPWHPYYLGNPLYAFLLMVFFEWGVALHDLEVENVVKGKRDWEDNKALAAGIRRKIKRQVFKDYVAFPALTGPLFPLTFAGNATANLIRNIWTFNIIFCGHFPAGVATFTLDEIANEDGVESRGHWYYRQLLGSANITGSKLFHVMSGNLSHQIEHHLFPDIPARRYPEIAEEVREICERYGLQYNTGSLGKQLGSVAKKIFKMSLPPKGTKIPGLSVLTGGRQSTPAADAA; encoded by the coding sequence ATGAGCGACAAGATCACCCTCACCCCCGAGCAGCTCGAGAAGTTCGGCGACGAGATGGACGCCATCCGCCAGCGGGTCGTGGCCGACCTCGGCGAGGCCGACGCGACCTACATCCGCAACGTGGTCAAGGCCCAGCGCGGCTTCGAGGCCGCCGGCCGCGCGCTGTTCTACCTGCCGCCGGCCTGGCCGCTGGCCGTGGCCTCCCTCTCGATCTCGAAGATCCTCGACAACATGGAGATCGGCCACAACGTCATGCACGGGCAGTACGACTGGATGGGCGACCCGGGCCTGAACTCGCGGATGTACGAGTGGGACACGATGGCGCCCAGCGCCAACTGGAAGCACGGCCACAACTACATCCACCACACGTACACGAACATCCTCGGCAAGGACCGTGACATCGGCTACGGCATCCTGCGCATCGACGAGGACCAGCCGTGGCATCCCTACTACCTCGGCAACCCGCTCTATGCGTTCCTGCTGATGGTCTTCTTCGAGTGGGGCGTGGCACTGCACGACCTCGAGGTCGAGAACGTCGTGAAGGGCAAGCGCGACTGGGAGGACAACAAGGCGCTGGCCGCGGGCATCCGTCGCAAGATCAAGCGCCAGGTCTTCAAGGACTACGTGGCCTTCCCGGCGCTGACCGGCCCGCTGTTCCCGCTGACGTTCGCCGGCAACGCGACTGCCAACCTGATCCGCAACATCTGGACCTTCAACATCATCTTCTGCGGCCACTTCCCGGCCGGCGTCGCCACCTTCACCTTGGACGAGATCGCGAACGAGGACGGTGTCGAATCCCGGGGGCACTGGTACTACCGCCAGCTCCTCGGCTCGGCCAACATCACCGGCAGCAAGCTCTTCCACGTGATGAGCGGCAACCTGTCCCACCAGATCGAGCACCACCTCTTCCCCGACATCCCGGCGCGCCGCTACCCGGAGATCGCCGAGGAGGTCCGGGAGATCTGCGAGCGCTACGGGCTGCAGTACAACACCGGCTCGCTGGGCAAGCAGCTCGGCAGCGTCGCGAAGAAGATCTTCAAGATGTCGCTCCCGCCCAAGGGCACCAAGATCCCCGGCCTGTCCGTGCTCACCGGAGGTCGGCAGTCGACCCCGGCCGCCGACGCCGCCTGA
- a CDS encoding cyclic nucleotide-binding domain-containing protein produces the protein MTHIADKLTARELQQVHAQGTRLTVPQGWSLIWERTPADKAYLIVAGEVTIRRNNVEIARLGPGDVVGEMAIVNHKLRTATVVAATPLEVVHFTSAAVEGLCEQIPAFGEALARTATERLTPA, from the coding sequence ATGACCCACATTGCCGACAAGCTCACCGCGCGCGAGCTCCAGCAGGTCCACGCGCAGGGCACCCGCCTCACCGTTCCCCAGGGCTGGTCGCTGATCTGGGAGCGGACCCCGGCGGACAAGGCCTACCTGATCGTCGCCGGTGAGGTGACCATCCGTCGCAACAACGTCGAGATCGCCCGGCTCGGGCCGGGCGACGTGGTTGGCGAGATGGCGATCGTCAACCACAAGCTGCGTACGGCGACCGTGGTGGCCGCGACGCCGCTGGAGGTCGTGCACTTCACCTCGGCGGCCGTCGAGGGGCTGTGCGAGCAGATTCCCGCGTTCGGGGAGGCACTCGCCCGCACCGCGACGGAGCGGCTCACCCCAGCGTGA